A genomic stretch from Telopea speciosissima isolate NSW1024214 ecotype Mountain lineage chromosome 7, Tspe_v1, whole genome shotgun sequence includes:
- the LOC122667048 gene encoding RNA-dependent RNA polymerase 6-like isoform X1: MDHHLSNNQEAMEKNEKDVVVPQVSIAGFDRNITALDLTDFIENEIGGVWRCRLKTSWTPLGSYPDFNITNVEAVQIKDDYEKVVPHAFVHFISHEARMAAHNAAGRSELFLNHRPLKVSLGPESPFHINQRRRKILPFKIPARVEIGSLVSPTEFLVGWKAPTSGVNFLVDPFNATCMIQFSKDTPFAFEGTSSHAVINCNFNVEFLVRNINYFRQYTDTYSKVILLQLDSSPHLYYRTADDDIHNTVSFDLMDDEDPWIRTTDFTPSRVISRCSSYRISVPACFGLRLEAAVNYLREQRVQEHPRQRLKIRDEPNFEMHISNHFFCVQDKEGISFEIMFLVNAVIHKGIINHQLLSDEFFELLRGQPREVNVTALTHMYSYRDPVFNPCKRLKDVQEWLKKNPELLMSSRVSDDNVEVRRIVITPTKAYCLPPEVERSNRVLRKYKEKADRFLRVAFMDEGFQQLNSSVLSHSIAPIVRDTTSKFYKQKTTVYQRIKSIMNEGFYLCGRKYSFLAYSANQLRDCSAWFFAEDKKVRVKDIKKWMGKFNDRNVAKCAARMGQCFSSTYATVDVPLQKVNMSFPDIERNGYVFSDGIGIIIPQLAAEVAEKLNLTVNAPSAYQIRYAGCKGVVTCWPRKDDGILLFLSKSMNKFESTHTILEVISWTRFQPGFLNRQIITLLSALGVPDHMFSRMQDTMISNLNKMLENNDVAFDVLISSCGEQGNTAAILLSAGFKPQTEPHLKGMLSCIRASQMGDLLEKARIFVPKGRSMMGCFDELGVLENGQCFIQVSTPSPQNCFLKHGSKFSPTKNTEVITGIVAIAKNPCLHPGDIRILEAVDVPYLHHLVDCLVFPQKGERPHTNEASGSDLDGDQYFVTWEENLIPPSKESWQPMDYDSVEAKKLHRPVNRQDIIDFFMESMVTAQLGKICSAHVVHADLSKDGARDAKCIKLAKLAATAVDFPKTGKLVSMPHSLKPKIYPDFMGKDENMSYKSEKILGRLYRQIIDAPDEEMEANSELAPEDIPFDPDLEIPGFAGFIKDAWNQKCTYDAHLSALLAQYRVNREEEVVTGHIWSMPKSKNQFELKERLNGAYNALRKEFRCVFENVDESFQNLTVDEKNAVYEQKASAWYRVTYHPEWVMKAQELKDPEVHGNTPAMLSFAWIAADYMARIKIKSRKDNIDVDTSKPINALLSYIADRV, translated from the exons ATGGATCATCATCTCTCAAACAACCAAGAAG CTAtggagaaaaatgaaaaggacGTTGTTGTCCCTCAAGTTAGCATTGCTGGATTTGACAGAAACATCACAGCACTAGACCTCACTGATTTCATAGAAAATGAAATTGGAGGGGTATGGAGATGTAGGCTGAAGACATCTTGGACACCTCTAGGGTCGTACCCAGACTTCAACATCACAAACGTGGAGGcagttcaaataaaagatgacTACGAGAAGGTGGTACCTCACGCCTTCGTGCATTTTATATCTCATGAAGCAAGAATGGCAGCACACAATGCTGCTGGGCGTTCTGAGCTTTTTCTGAACCATCGCCCTCTGAAGGTGAGTTTAGGACCCGAGAGCCCATTTCACATAAATCAGAGGAGGAGGAAAATACTTCCTTTCAAAATACCTGCCCGTGTTGAGATTGGATCTCTCGTTAGCCCAACTGAATTCCTAGTTGGCTGGAAAGCACCCACTTCTGGAGTTAACTTCCTTGTTGATCCTTTTAATGCCACCTGCATGATCCAATTTTCAAAGGATACTCCTTTCGCATTTGAAGGCACAAGCAGCCATGCAGTGATTAATTGCAACTTCAATGTGGAATTTTTGGTGAGAAACATCAATTACTTCAGACAATATACAGACACATATTCAAAAGTAATTCTGCTGCAGCTTGATTCATCTCCTCATCTCTACTATAGAACTGCTGATGATGACATCCATAACACAGTTTCATTTGATTTGATGGATGATGAGGATCCTTGGATCAGGACTACAGATTTTACACCTAGCAGAGTGATCAGCAGATGCAGTTCTTACAGGATCTCGGTCCCAGCATGCTTTGGATTGAGATTGGAGGCGGCCGTGAATTATCTAAGAGAACAGAGGGTACAGGAACATCCTAGACAGCGGCTAAAGATCCGAGATGAACCCAATTTTGAGATGCATATATCAAATCACTTCTTCTGTGTTCAGGACAAGGAAGGGATTAGCTTTGAAATAATGTTTTTGGTGAATGCTGTTATTCATAAAGGTATCATCAACCATCAGCTGTTGTCGGATGAGTTCTTCGAATTACTAAGAGGCCAGCCAAGAGAGGTGAATGTTACAGCATTAACGCATATGTACTCTTACAGGGATCCAGTGTTCAACCCATGCAAGAGGTTGAAAGATGTCCAAGAATGGTTGAAGAAGAACCCTGAACTTCTCATGAGTTCTCGGGTATCAGATGATAATGTTGAAGTGAGGAGAATAGTTATAACTCCAACCAAAGCTTACTGTCTTCCACCTGAGGTGGAACGTTCTAACCGGGTTCTTaggaaatacaaagaaaaagcTGATAGGTTCTTAAGGGTAGCCTTCATGGATGAAGGATTTCAGCAGCTGAATTCTAGTGTTCTATCCCATAGCATTGCTCCTATTGTGAGGGACACCACATCGAAGTTCTACAAGCAGAAAACCACAGTTTATCAAAGGATAAAGAGCATTATGAATGAAGGATTTTATTTGTGTGGTCGAAAGTATTCCTTTCTGGCCTATTCAGCTAATCAATTGAGAGACTGTTCTGCCTGGTTTTTTGCAGAAGATAAAAAAGTGAGGGTGAAAGATATCAAGAAATGGATGGGGAAGTTCAACGATAGGAATGTTGCGAAGTGTGCAGCTAGAATGGGTCAGTGTTTTTCATCCACCTATGCCACAGTTGATGTTCCGCTACAGAAGGTTAACATGAGCTTTCCAGATATAGAGAGAAATGGATATGTCTTTTCTGATGGCATTGGCATAATAATTCCTCAACTAGCAGCAGAAGTTGCGGAGAAATTGAACCTTACAGTTAATGCTCCTTCTGCCTATCAGATCAGGTATGCTGGCTGCAAGGGAGTAGTCACCtgttggccaagaaaagatGATGGGATCCTCCTCTTTCTAAGCAAAAGCATGAACAAATTTGAGTCTACGCACACAATCCTGGAGGTCATATCATGGACTCGGTTCCAACCAGGGTTCCTAAACAGGCAGATTATAACTCTGCTTTCTGCCTTGGGTGTCCCAGATCACATGTTCTCAAGAATGCAAGATACCATGATTTCTAATCTGAACAAGATGCTGGAGAACAATGATGTAGCTTTCGATGTCCTTATCTCATCATGTGGTGAGCAAGGAAATACCGCAGCAATTCTTCTGAGTGCCGGTTTCAAGCCTCAGACAGAACCTCATCTTAAAGGGATGTTATCTTGCATAAGAGCATCCCAGATGGGAGACCTTCTGGAGAAGGCTAGGATTTTTGTTCCTAAAGGACGATCGATGATGGGTTGCTTCGACGAATTAGGAGTACTTGAGAATGGACAATGTTTTATCCAAGTCTCAACACCATCACCacaaaattgttttttaaaaCATGGATCCAAGTTTTCTCCGACGAAGAATACAGAAGTAATCACTGGAATTGTAGCCATAGCTAAAAATCCTTGTCTTCATCCAGGAGATATTCGGATTCTGGAAGCCGTAGATGTGCCTTATTTGCACCATCTTGTTGATTGCTTGGTTTTCCCTCAAAAGGGTGAAAGGCCACATACAAATGAGGCATCTGGAAGTGACCTTGATGGGGACCAATACTTTGTGACTTGGGAAGAAAATCTCATACCTCCAAGCAAGGAGAGCTGGCAGCCAATGGATTATGACTCTGTGGAAGCCAAAAAGTTGCATCGCCCCGTTAACCGCCAG GACATAATTGACTTTTTCATGGAGTCCATGGTGACTGCACAGCTAGGTAAGATTTGTAGTGCTCATGTGGTTCATGCAGACTTGAGTAAAGATGGAGCCAGGGATGCAAAATGCATCAAACTAGCAAAGCTTGCAGCCACAGCAGTAGACTTCCCAAAAACTGGAAAGCTTGTTAGCATGCCGCACTCACTAAAACCGAAAATTTATCCAGACTTCATGGGCAAGGATGAGAACATGTCATACAAGTCGGAAAAGATCTTGGGAAGACTATATCGCCAAATCATAGATGCTCCtgatgaagaaatggaagcaAATTCAGAGCTGGCACCTGAAGACATTCCTTTTGACCCAGATCTTGAGATTCCAGGTTTTGCAGGTTTCATCAAGGATGCGTGGAATCAAAAGTGCACGTATGATGCGCATCTAAGTGCTCTTCTGGCTCAGTACAGAGTTAACCGGGAGGAAGAGGTTGTGACAGGACATATATGGTCCATGCCTAAGAGCAAGAATCAATTTGAGCTGAAAGAGAGGCTCAATGGTGCCTACAATGCACTCAGGAAGGAGTTCAGATGTGTTTTTGAGAACGTGGATGAGTCTTTCCAGAATCTCACCGTTGATGAGAAGAATGCCGTGTATGAACAGAAGGCATCGGCATGGTACCGGGTGACTTACCACCCTGAGTGGGTGATGAAAGCCCAGGAATTGAAGGACCCTGAAGTCCACGGCAACACACCAGCAATGCTTAGCTTTGCTTGGATTGCTGCTGATTACATGGCCCGGATTAAGATTAAAAGTCGAAAGGATAACATTGATGTTGATACCAGTAAGCCCATCAATGCGCTTCTGAGCTATATTGCTGATCGTGTTTGA